The genomic window tatatatatatatatatatatatatatatatatatattatattaaaaaatgtaatcctaaagtgtttttcaaatgtaatatttctgtaaagtctagggacagaaaagtggacgtttctgtagaatgaccaaTCTGCAGAATATAAATGATTTCAGGCCTCTGGGATTTAAACTGTAGGTCTCTTAGCTGAATCTGCACCTGCACAAACATTAATCTCTTCTCTGGCCTTCAACATGTGCTAAAAGTTTCAAACAGACCATGCTGCTATTAGAGAGTAGCTTGAAGATTTGATAAATCTGAGGATgacctaataaaaaaaaaaaaaagagttggaAAATACCCAACTGTATGTTTTTTGGCAGACTTTCTGAAGATAAAAAGTGACAAACACCTGGATACAAGGTCACTGGTTAAAAACTGTATAAAATGAGTTTTTCACAACTGCTGAAACACTAAACTTCATTCTCTGAATCAAATGGTCAGTGGCCGGGACCcgtttaatcaaataaatcagtCTTTCTGTAAAACCTTAATTGAGTTCAGTCAGTTAGAAACGTTCAGTTTTgtgaatatttgtttttgtgtttaataCTAAGAAAGTGGGTGAAGACTTCAAGAAATGTCATAGTAattgtgggggggggggggggggcataaAGGACATTTGTGCTTATTTAACCTTATTAAACAGGAAATTGTGTCGTTCAGTGCAGTTTTGGTGGCCTTTGGGGTTTGGTGTGGCTGATGCGGGTTTAGGCGCGCTCTCCGCGGATACGGCGGGCCAGCTGGATGTCTTTGGGCATGATGGTGACCCTCTTGGCGTGGATGGCGCAGAGATTGGTGTCCTCAAACAGACCGACCAAATAAGCCTCGCTGGCCTCCTGCAGGGCCATGACAGCGGAGCTCTGGAAGCGCAGATCCGTCTTTAAGTCCTGAGCGATTTCTCGGACCAGACGCTGGAAGGGCAGTTTGCGGATCAGCAGCTCGGTGGACTTCTGATAACGGCGGATCTCTCGGAGAGCCACGGTCCCGGGCCTGTAACGATGGGGCTTCTTGACGCCACCGGTGGCCGGAGCGCTCTTACGGGCGGCTTTGGTAGCGAGCTGCTTCCTCGGGGCTTTGCCACCGGTGGATTTACGAGCGGTCTGCTTGGTTCTTGCCATTGCTGCAGTGAACTTCTCTTTCTGTCCTGCTTGTGCTGGAAATGCTGCTCTGTGTTACACGCCTgcttttaacaataataaccaaCTGCAGAACCGCAGAACCATACGTCATGACAGTCTGAGGACGACAGCGCCAGACTAACAGCCTGAGGGCGGAAGTGGGCGGAGTAATAGTCTCACGTTGGATGTGGGCGGAGTTGAcgacaaacaagcaaacaatcaTGGCGGAAGAAGCGAACACGGTAAAAAGTTTCTTTGTGTTGTGCTTTTAATCGATCACGTTTATGTGTTGTGTATTTATTCGATCGTTAACACTTAACAtgactcagatattttgtaaatgggCTTCAAAGTCACTTTATCACGtcttttgatattttacaaATCGTCTCACGTTGCTTGCGCCCAGgtgaataaatactatagtcatttatagtaaatactatagtgtttttgaaccatactatagtactataaatacttgaattaatttattgtggtaattctatagttgctgtgataatatggcagctataataatataaacaaattactttacccaatattgtactaagttttctacaattttagggtatattatactacaatatacactacagtttactgtagt from Chanodichthys erythropterus isolate Z2021 chromosome 24, ASM2448905v1, whole genome shotgun sequence includes these protein-coding regions:
- the LOC137014825 gene encoding histone H3-like, with product MARTKQTARKSTGGKAPRKQLATKAARKSAPATGGVKKPHRYRPGTVALREIRRYQKSTELLIRKLPFQRLVREIAQDLKTDLRFQSSAVMALQEASEAYLVGLFEDTNLCAIHAKRVTIMPKDIQLARRIRGERA